A genomic segment from Ptychodera flava strain L36383 chromosome 8, AS_Pfla_20210202, whole genome shotgun sequence encodes:
- the LOC139138005 gene encoding receptor-type tyrosine-protein phosphatase kappa-like — translation MAVPVADFKKLFTDAVKKDKQTLKSRLEREWQGRHLKHILHLTKLNEVSYKPKSGECRRGRLPQNLNKNRFPDILPIDRYRPQLSTPVEDPNATDYINASFLDGYVVKNAYLATQMPLPHTVVDFWRMVYDHKVRTIIMLNDEDCDKSIRSKYWPDDEHSKYIGPFEVKLNKVKQNGLTTERAMTVSMVLG, via the exons ATGGCTGTTCCTGTCGCCGATTTCAAGAAACTGTTTACAGATGCagtgaaaaaagacaaacagacattgAAGAGTCGCCTGGAACGAGAATGGCAGGGACGGCATTTAAAACACATTCTACACTTGACC AAGTTAAATGAAGTTAGCTACAAGCCAAAATCGGGAGAATGTCGAAGAGGCCGTCTTCCTCAGAACCTTAACAAAAACAGATTTCCTGATATTTTGCCAA TTGATAGATATCGTCCACAACTGTCAACTCCAGTAGAAGATCCAAATGCCACAGACTACATAAATGCCAGCTTCTTGGAT GGATATGTTGTGAAGAACGCATATCTGGCAACACAGATGCCGTTACCACACACCGTTGTTGATTTCTGGAGGATGGTTTATGATCACAAAGTACGCACAATCATTATGCTAAATGATGAAGATTGTGACAAATCG ATCCGTAGTAAATACTGGCCAGATGATGAACACAGTAAATACATTGGTCCGTTCGAAGTGAAACTGAATAAAGTAAAACAGAATGGCCTGACTACTGAGAGAGCAATGACTGTTTCAATG GTGCTAGGGTGA
- the LOC139137907 gene encoding receptor-type tyrosine-protein phosphatase epsilon-like gives MVEKRQKKTGAGPIVVHCINGNGRSGVYCSASFACERIKVDQTVDVFEAVKSLRNKRTNVVENLEQYMLCYEIVRQYCDVHLLFYENTKP, from the exons ATGGTTGAGAAACGGCAAAAGAAAACTGGAGCCGGGCCCATTGTTGTACACTGCAT CAATGGTAACGGACGCAGTGGAGTTTACTGTTCTGCTTCATTTGCATGTGAACGAATCAAAGTAGATCAGACGGTTGATGTTTTTGAGGCTGTGAAGTCACTGCGAAATAAGAGAACAAACGTGGTTGAAAATCTG GAACAATATATGCTCTGCTATGAAATCGTTCGTCAATATTGTGACGTCCATCTTCTGTTCTACGAAAATACAAAGCCTTAA